Proteins encoded in a region of the Vicia villosa cultivar HV-30 ecotype Madison, WI linkage group LG5, Vvil1.0, whole genome shotgun sequence genome:
- the LOC131603292 gene encoding transmembrane emp24 domain-containing protein p24delta4-like: MSQTDPNSEVCESSILITVSIRKGVIMENTRLLLLFLFFSINLLPPTLAIWLTLPSSGTKCVSEEIQNNVVVLADYVLVPDDHTLSPTLAVKVTSPYGNNLHHKENTTHGNFAFTTQETGNYLACFWVDSGNQKGGDVSVNLDWKIGIAAKDWDSVAKKEKIEGVELELRKLEGAVEAIHENLLYLKGREAEMRIVSEKTNGRVAWFSLMSLGICIAVSVLQLWHLKRFFQKKKLI; this comes from the exons atgt CACAAACAGATCCAAACTCTGAAGTCTGTGAATCTTCAATACTCATTACCGTGTCTATTCGAAAAGGGGTTATCATGGAGAACACAAGATTGTtacttctctttctcttcttctcaatCAATCTTCTACCTCCTACACTCGCTATCTGGCTCACGCTACCTTCGTCTGGTACCAAATGCGTTTCGGAAGAAATTCAGAATAACGTCGTCGTTTTGGCCGATTATGTCCTCGTTCCCGATGATCATACCCTATCGCCCACTCTCGCCGTCAAG GTTACATCACCGTATGGAAACAATCTTCATCATAAGGAGAACACAACACATGGGAATTTCGCGTTCACGACTCAAGAAACTGGGAACTACTTGGCATGCTTTTGGGTAGATAGCGGTAATCAAAAAGGTGGTGATGTTAGTGTGAACCTTGACTGGAAAATCGGGATTGCGGCCAAGGATTGGGATTCAGTTGCTAAGAAGGAGAAGATTGAG GGAGTTGAGCTTGAGCTGAGAAAACTAGAAGGAGCAGTAGAGGCCATCCATGAGAATTTGCTCTATCTGAAGGGAAG GGAAGCGGAAATGAGGATCGTGAGCGAAAAAACAAATGGCAGAGTGGCATGGTTTAGTTTAATGTCATTAGGTATCTGCATTGCAGTTTCAGTTTTGCAATTGTGGCATTTGAAGAGATTTTTCCAGAAGAAGAAGCTTATATAG